The DNA sequence AAAGACTGAAGGAGATACCCTCTAAGAAGGCACAAAAAATCTAGTTCTCATATCTGACTTTATTGCCAAGaacatacaaagataaataatttacattcccaatacTTTGTCATTTTTGTGCTTTGTCAACTCACCTTTGGTGCTTTAGGTTCACTGACACGAAGAGCTTCCCTGAAATAGGCATCAACAGCATAgttggcttttctttctcttttaggtGGTTCAATCCACTCTGTGAAAGCTATCTAGTATATGGAAAACAATTCAAATAGtcaatttttattatatacagTCACAAATCTTACATAAATGCAACCCATTCTCTATACACCATTACAACTATTGTTTGTAAATGGAAAGATCCTCATAAAATCTTGGATTTATAAGCTCTACAAGAATAGGGACTATCATACTTTGCTCAATGCTATGTAATTAACACATAATTACAGTATCTAGTGAACTGACACAGACATTAAGTATGTCTTGACAGTCAGTGATAACTCTATTAGGTCTAAAAAAATTGCTGCAGCTTGTATGCTATAACCCAAATAGAAGGAAAATGTAGATACATATTTAGCTTAGAAAAAATTCAGAGGATATACATGTCTAAATGTTAACAGAAAAAACATTaagtagaattatttttttcttctaccctGTAGGTTATTTTCTAATCTTACTACATAACAGCAAGCATTATAAAAACAGGaagtttttccctttaattttacCAGCCAATTCTGCTGTTAAAATATAATCTGATTAGGTTATGACAATTTTCTGccagtaattttaattttcaaatatgccaAATTACTGTAATCACCCCCCCACAATAGTGTACAGTAAGtttctatttaaacattttagaacatttcagaGCTtaccaaaacttttaaaaaacattttagagCTTACCAATTGAAACTCTGGCATTAAATTGACATCAAAGTGAAAATGATTTAGATGTGAATACACAGAAATGGACTGCTGTTTGAAACATGTTTACAAGGTGTTACACACAACACTTAAAATTCCAAGTTTCAAGTAAAATAAAGTCTTCAAGTAACCAAAGCCTCTTTCTAAattaccttttgtttttctctataatCTTCTCCTTCAAAGTTATAAACACTTGATTCTGTATCCATTGTAAAGTTTCTAAGTGAGCTTTCACCCATCTTGGAGAGTTTTTCATTCATCTCTGCAGTCTAGGGAACAAAACACTTATATTAAGACTtgaggaaaaaagaatgagaactATAGTCAAAATGAATTAGGCTTAATAGTACGCAAAAGCTTCTTTTAATGCAAGTAAGATTATCTATAACATAACAAATATTTCCTCACACAGTTCTGGTTCCaactattttaaaagctttactATTACTATTTAATCTATACCTCACCTTCTTTGCACCTCTTTCCAAAATACCATCAATATCTTCATCAGTAATCTCACTTTCCTTTGATGCAAATACATGCGTTGCACCATGTCTGATCATTTGAAGCATTTCATCTTTGCCAATTTTGTTCAGATTCTGATCcacaagtcttcctgaaaaaagattGTATTGTATGTTAGCTGAACACTTTATTTTACTGGAAACTTGGAATTTTAAATGTTAGGTGTAATACCATGCAATTTTGCCTCAAACATCAATCATTTGTTCACATctgataattttcattttacatgaaATTTAATGCCAAATTCTCAGCTGTAAGCTTTGAAATATTTCTAAGGCTTATGTTACATGTAATGAACCCTACTATACCATCTTAATAGATTCTTATATAGGATGAATAAAAGTtaaagatatttgaaaatcaaaattagcaagatttttttaaagtagcaacACGATTGCATTTATAAACACATGAAGTTTCTGATAAGTAAAAAGACATTAATACTAATACTCCCAAATCaactttttccatttaaaaacgTGAGGTACAAAACTTTCATATTGCCAAACTTTTCTAAGGACTAACATAAATCAACTTCTGAAAACTTCTAATCTTTCAACTGAAACTTTTAACACCTTATTTTGATCACAGAGGTTTTGATTTGAAAAGTAAGATTTTCAACAGGAAGGAATTTGGCCAACTCcactaattttcaaaaaatacaggcattaaaactaaaacaaaataccataaagaaCTGGTTTCATCCTCAAGGGCCATTCACACACATTTAAAGCTTCAATTTTTGTATTCTAACAAATTGTAATGAGTGGATAAAAATCCAAGTTGTTTTCTTGGACCTTAAATAAGATTATCATGGTTTTGGATCCCTAAGAGAAAGCACAACCAAAAAAATCCTATGACTCAAAAAATTAGTACATCCACTGAATATGCTTCTTCAGACTGAAAGCCTTATCActgctttcaaaatattcttaGGCTTATGGAAACTACTTTCCCTGATGGACAGGGAGGAAGCTTTTCAGACCTAAAGTGCTTCTATATATTCTCCTATTTTTAGTTACGTCCCTTAGTCCACAAGATAGTAACACAGAAGTTATGCAGCCTAGGCTTGCTGTTTCACTAGTATGTCCACAAAACTACTAGCACAAAATCTTGTTCCAAAATTTGCCCcagtaagtatttaaaaaataaaataaaaaactcaaacagcGTTTCCAAATTGATGTTTTTAATCTTTGAGAAAGACTCATTAATGAGAGTAACTGAGAACAAGAACAACAAGGCATGTGTTCTTCTAAAGCATGGATGAATGTGAAGGCAAAAACAATACCTAGCCTTCACCCATGAAAAACCACTGTCTGGCAGGTCCCAGGGACTTTCCTAATTAAACACTTCACTCTAATAGGTAATACAGTTCTTGATCCCCTGGGTGAGTCACTTCCTAGCTGTGACTTGCCTTTACTTCTGATACCAGCCCATGTCTGTACGAAGACTAAAGCAGATAGTGGATGTCAAGTACTTAGCACACTGCTCAGTACAAAGTTAAGCACTCAATGTTAATAAGCAattattaacaaaaataacaataagcaatcatttatatttattgtctttACATATTCAGACATGTGGCTAATACTATGGTTGGCATTATGGGATATCAAAGAAATCTAACATCCCCTTACTTACAGGGAAATTTAAAAGACTGGttgacaaaaccaagacatatatggGATAATCAGTGAACAATGAACAGTATTCTCTCTCAGCTTTACAGATAAAAAGTATATGCTCATGATACAATCTGAGAGGGAAAGAAACCAATGTAGGTTTGAGGTTATTGAgctcttttgttttctattttcacatttCATGTATCCCATCACCAGCCTTATTGTACATAAGCTTCAGGAAAACATGTCTTCCTTAAAATGCTGATCTAGCATGAGAACTTGAAGTTCCCATCAAACAACCCAAAATAAAATTCCACTCTCACCCTCTAGTCCTATTTACACAAGTGTTTATTCTGTGTCTTGTTACTAAATTATAAATTCCTCGAATGAAAGAACACTTGTCAGTTTTATTAAGCATTGTACTCTCAGTACTAAGAAATGTGCCTGGCATCTGGTGGCTGCTTGATATACAGCTGAAGActagaaaaaagaatataatcagattgagtttcattttttattttttcattatgtcCCAGCATGATCAATAGATTACATGTTAGTACATGTTAATAGTTAGTATATGTACATCATACCACAGCTCTATTTAATATGTCCCACACTGGAGAATGGATATTTTATATACATCATCccctttaatctttaaaaattctaatagtAGGTTCCCTTTATTcccatttaatagatgaggaaacaggctcagataGTATGAAAAAACTGCTACCTAGCAAAGTTAGTATTCAAACTTCGTCCTTCTGACCCAAGCCCATCATCCTCTTACCAATAAAACTAAAACTTAACTACCTGGAATATAAATATGGTTGGCTACTAGCTTGACTCAAAAGATGTATAATAATGAGAATCCAATACAGGAAAAAACACACTTCAGCTCAATTTGGTAAACTTTTGAAGTTTCAAGGCTCACCTTGTTGAATGACTATTGAATCCAGTCTGAGTTTCATCTCAGCACGTTCCactattctttcttctacagtgtTATCAGTTATAAAGCGGAACACTCTGACTGTCTTGGTTTGTCCAATTCTATGTGCTCGGTCCTAGTTATTATTTTGAATACAGTTAAAAATTCATATTCTCAAGTATAAAGcggtttttaaaatatgtaagagaACTATACTAAAACAAGTTCATATTACATTAATGTTTCTTAAATTCTCAAAGTTTCTCAGTTTCAATCAAATTAATTGCTTAACTCACAAGGAAAATGTGAACACAAGAATCTATGGAACATGTCATAGTTGCTGAATCTGTGAAAAACCATCAGATTAATTTTCCTAGGTTATActgatataaaatacaaatagtcTCCAATGAtgacaaagaaagtaataatttttaagtttgacATAAGTTTTTTAAGTGTCTCTTTTCTTAAGtttaaattcaaaatgtttttacttaaatcaaatgtaaaatttcatttgCTGTAAGGGAAAGAagtgacataaataaatgaactccacaacaatataaaaaatcagtCTGTTAAGTACCCCTCAATTAATTACATGTAGTAATCAAATTAATCtgagtttcattttttgtttaacTTCTTTTAAATTCACAAAACACATTTCTACAAAATATCTATTTCTAACTGATCAATTTTCCTCAGTTACTCTGACAAATACAGGATGAAAGTGACTAACACCAGAGATTCAACATTAGGTTTATAGTCACAGATACCATGGGTCGAGTTATTAACAGTATCAAACATAAGAATCTGTAATTTTCATCTTAATCTACAGATTATAAATTTCCAACCTAAGAATGACTTTTCTAATCTGGGAAAGGTACTCCCATACATGggcataaatttttaaaacctaATGTGGCAGGCAAGTAAGTACTTCATCAAAACCATTTCCCTTTCCTCCTAGAACACAACTAGCTAACATTTACCAATTCCCTTGCATCCAGTTACATTACATGATGGCCTGCTAACCAATGAGCACTGGATCTTTCAGCTCTGATGCAAATTTCTCAGGCAATCCTCAGTTAGCTCTCATCCCCCTTCTGCCATTGGGACACAGAGGATACAACAGGACTCCAAGCTCCTAATACATGACaaagctctttttttctttggagagcaaggcagaggcttttatttagagacaaaacaagaggacagagctcctggctcaagtcaggaggggacaagagtccCAGGGTGGTGTGTTCTCTAGGGATTTTACAGACAGTTGGGAGACAAAGGgttagggatgtacacctgctaagtggtcccaaactgtttatctttgaagagacattaagtttgtAATTATTCTTCCtagttatttacaagaattttatggctctgatttcctcccaggactagcagcttcctggtctgggagcatctCTCTCAAGACCGCCTGCTTTgctaaggtgggctgagttattctttgctaagaaacttacttttttaactaattggattttttttggtatcattaatacacaatcgcatgagcaacaatgtggttactagactccccccattatcaagtcccaccacataccccattaccatCACTCGTAGTAAGATGGtatacagagtcactacttgtcttctctgtgctacactgccttccccatgccctgcccctacattatgtgtgttaatcataatgccccttattgcTTTATCCCACCCttcacagtccctttccctttggtgactgttagtccattcttgggttctgtgagtctgctgtttcattccttcagtttttgctgttcttatgctccacagatgagtgaagtcatttggtgcttgtctttgtctgcctggcttatttcactgagcataatatcctctagctccatcatgttgttgTCAATCggaggatttttcttcttatggctgaataataatacattgtgtatatgtaccacatcttctttatccattcatctactgatggacacttaggttgcttccatttcttggctattgtaaacagtgctatgataaacacagaggtgcacatatctttttcaaactgggctgctgtattcttagggtaaatttctaagagtggaattcctgggtcaagtggcatttctatttttagttttttgaggaatctccatactgctttccacaatggttgaactactctacattcccaccaggagtgtaggagggttcctgtttctccacatcctcgccagcatttgttgttcctattctttgctatgttggccatcctaactggtgtgaggtgatatctcattgtagtctaaatttgcatttccctgataattagtgatgtggagcatcttttcatgtggatgttagccatctgaatttcttctatggacaagtgtctgttcatattcttcacccatttttttttttttttagatacagAGCTTTTTACTGAAAGAATAGTACATTTCTATACCAGGGTAATAAGATTTAGTACActgagatgttttaaaaatatttacaaatttgtTTGACAATGCAAAAGCATTTAGTAATACTTTTACAGCATCTGATGTCAtagaattaaaatttcatatactACTCAtattgatgtttaaaaaaaaattcagaaaaaatataaattacatagtCTCACTGCATGATACTGTTATTTCCAGTTTCTAGTTTTGGTAATTAATACCTTCATTAAGTCTGTTAACAAACCATTACCTATACATTATGAAGACAACTTGACATGATTTGaaatccttcacccattttttagtagggttatttgccttcTGGGTGTTGAagtttgtgagttctttatatattttggatgttaaccccttgtcagatatattctcccatactgaaggatacctttttgttctgctgatggtgtcctttgctgtacaaaagctttttagcatgatgtagtcccatttgttcattttttattttgtttcccttgcccaaagagatgggttcaggaaaaagttgctcatgtttatatttaagagatttttgcctgttttcttctaagagtttattgtttcatgacttacattcaggtctttgatccattttgagtttacttttgtgtatggggttagacaataatccagtcacattctcctgcatgtagctgtccagttttgccaacaccagctgttgaagaggctgtcatttccccactgtatatccatggctcctttatcatatattaattgaccatatatgcttgggtttacatctgagctctctagtctgtttcattggtctatgggtctgctctcgtgccagtaacaaattgtcttgattactgtagcttggcagtatagcttgaagtcggggagcataatctcccccgctttattcttctcaggattgctttggctaattcagggtcttttgtggttccatatgaattttagaactatttgctctagttcattgaagaatgctgttggtattttgatagggattgcattgaatctgtacattgctttaggcaggatggctattttgacaatattaattgttcctatctatgagcatgggatgtgtttccatttattggtatcatctttaatttctttcatgagtgtcttgtagttttcagactataggtctttcactcccttggttaggtttattcctaggtattttattctttttgatgcaattgtgaatggaattgtttccctgattcctcttcctgctagttcatcgttagtgtataggaatgcaacagatttctgtgtattaattttgtatcccacaactctgctgaattccgatattagatctagtagtattggagtggattctttaggaatttttatgtacagtaccatgtcatctccaaacagtgacagtttaacttcttccttgccattctgggtgcctttctttgtgttgtctgattgctgtggctaacaCCTtgagaactatgctgaataaaagtagggagagtgggcatgcttgtcttgttcccaatcttaaaggaaaagttttcagcttcttgctgttaagtataatgttgtctgtgggtttgttatatatggcctttatgttgaggtacttgccctctatacccattttgttgagtttttatcatgaatggatgttgaattttgtcaaatgcttttctggcatctatgcagatgaatattggttttcttctttttgttgatgtggtggatgatgttcatggattttcgaatattgtaccttccttgcatccctggaataaattctacttgatcatgatggatgatcttttggaggtgtttttgaattcggtttgctaatattttgttgagtatttttgcatctatgttcatcagggatattggtctataattttctttttttgtggcatctttggctgttttttttattagagtgatgctggcctcatagaatgagtttgggagtattccctcttctactttttgtaaaacttttaaGAGGATGGGATTAgttctttactaaatgtttgatgaaattcagcaatgaaaccatctggtgcaggagttttgttcttaaggTAGTTCTTTATTGTATTatattaccaattaaattttagTGCTGGTAactgatctattcagattttctgtttcttcctgggtcagccttggaaggttgtatttttctagaaagttacccatttattctaggttatccagttagcatataatttttcatagaatcctttcataattctttgtatttctgtgctgcccatagtgattttccctttctcatttctgattctgttttatgtgtgtagactcttttttcttggtcagtctggctagcggtttatctattgtttattttcttgaagaaccagctcctgctttcattgattctattgttttattcttctcacctttatttatttctgctctaatctttattatgtccctccttctactgactttgggcctcatttggtcttcttttcctagtttcattaattgtgagtttagactgttcatttggtattgttcttctttcctgaggtaggcctgtattgcaatacactcactgttagcacagcctttgctgcatcccagattttgcagtgttgaataattgtcatttgtctccatatattgcttgatctgtttttatttgatccattgattatttagaagcatgttattaagcctccatgtaggcttttttgtgtgatttatttctagtttcatacctttgtggtctgagaagcttgctggtacaatttcaatattttttaatttactgaggatcttttttgtggccttgtatatgatctattcttgaaaatgttccatgtgcacttgagaagaatgtgtatcctgttgcttttggatggacagttctgtagatgtctgttaggttcatcagTTCTAATACGtttttcagtacctctgtctccgtacttattttctgcctggttgatctgtcctttggagtgagtagtgtgttgaagtctccgaaaatgaatgcattgcattctatttccctctttaattttgttagtatttgtttcacgtaggGTGATCCCGTGTTGGgtatacagatatttataatagtgatatcctcttgtgggactgacccttttatcattatgtccttgtcatttcttccttctttgttttgaagtctcttttgtctgatgcaagtactgcaacttctgctttcttctccctattagttgcatgaaatatctttttccatcccttcactttcagtctgtgtatgtctttgggtttgaactgagtcttctgtaggcagcatatagatgggtcttgtttttttatccagtcaGTGACTCTTATGTCTTTTggttgatgcattcagaccatttacatttagggtgattattgataggtatgtatttattgccattgcacgttttagatttgtggttaccaaaggttcaagcataAGTTCCTTACTAtcaaagagtctaacttaactcacttagtatgctattacaagcacaatctaaaggttctttttttctccgttttcttcctcctctattctttatatattaggtatcatattctgtactcttcacTAATTGGGTTTAAGATGAAATCTTATTTTCaggatggaatccttcctgtttttgctatgttgttttgggcttgcttggtacattgcccaggttgcaaatcatttgtttagggctggaagaagaaaagcagcacctggatACAGTCAGAAAAGTCAGCAGGGCCCTATGACAAAGCTCTTAAAATGGAAACATCCTAATACAGATGGAAGATAATCTACAAAATATCTTCACTGAACTATTAggtcagagaaaaataatattctactgaCTTAAGTCATCAGTATTTGTAGACTGCTTATTAGCCCGCTCTAACTAAAACATCTTCTTAAGCACAGAATACAGTTGTAATCTCTTACCATAGCCTGGAGATCTACTTGGGGATTCCAATCTGAATCATACAAAATTACTACATCAGCAGTAGCAAGATTGATGCCAAGACCACCAGCACGCGTGCTTAACATGAACACAAACTTTGTGCTGTTTGGTTCATTGTATGCATTGATGGACTCCTACAGACATAAAACAAATACCGGAAAATTACTTTATCTGATTCTTTTTAAATCTCCCCTCCTTCCTGGATTTTACTCACTTGTCTCTCATCATGGGGTGTCTGCCCATCTAATCTGCAGTACTCATAATTTCTCCACATACAATAATCTTCCAGAATATCCAACACCCTTGTCATTTGACTGAAGATTAGTACTCGTGAACCTGTGGGCAAATATAATAGCTCATTAACAAAAGTTTCTAAAgcaaagaatttatttaaaaatgtaaggcTAACTAAAACTAAGACTAAGCAATTATCCCTTATTTCCAAGTTACCTGGTTggttacaaaaaaacaaaaaaaagtacattatttATTATCCAAGGCAAGTCAATTCCCAATTTTTCCCATCATGGCTCAGAAAGAAAAGGGTCGTATGTGTACAACACACTGAAGTGAACAGAAGAGTATATGCCTCTGGCTTGGGAGGTTGTTGCCATCCCCAGGCTGAGagaatcattcttttttattgtacaTACACCTAAAAATAACCTTCCACCACAGCTCTTCCATTGCATGGCCCCGCACATACTCAATACCTCAGGGTCTCACTGCAGTTCTTAAGACCATTCCAGATCAAAGGACCATGAATGTGTGCCTCGTATCTACCCTGATCATCTTTCACGTATGTCATGATTCAAATTACTCAACTGCCTTCCATTTATTCAGCCAGCTCCACAATGCCTTCAGCAGAATGTATGAAGAAAACAGGGatcattttgaaaaatagcaGTTATGAAACTATCTTGTCTTGGAAGCAAGGCTGATCATCTGCTACTGTTCCACTTTCTCATAACCCAAGTTATACAGGGGTGTTCAACAGTCTCCGTTTTCCCTGCAGGGTTTTTAGAATTTAATTCCTTTAACTGCTTAGCTTTCAgggaaaacattttagaaaatgtattcccacaaaaaggtataaaaaagagaaaaagaaaactacttcaCTGACAATGCTTACAACTTTCTGATAATCAATATACAGGAGATTCATTTACTGGTACAACTGTCATTCttatcaaaatatacaaagaaacacACATGAAGAAATGTGAAATTAGAGAATGACTAATTTGTGTATGATATACCATGATGTgtgagatttgcttcaaaataatcccgAAAGAAAGTAGGTAGGGTATAGATGAAAAcaagttttatcatgagtttCTAACTGCTAAAACTGGCTTCATATTAAATTCACTCTACATTTACgttatttaaatacatatgtacacaaaCCCACAGGTATTTGTTTTCATGCCAAAAGTCAGCATGTTAATTAAAAAACTGTGTTGGGTCCATGCTCATCACAGTTAATAAAAACATCCACATAAATGATTGAAAAATAATACCATGAACACCACACCACTGACTACCAAAGGACCTGGGAACTGTGTATGGGTGGAAATTCTTGACATTTCATAACAAAAAGCTGACATTTCTGGGAAAGCATAGATAAAATGAGATCTCTTTCCCAAAATCCAATGAGTGTAGCTGTCTCAACTACCAATCACTTTCTAAAAGATTTAAGGCCTAAAATAGGGGGGAAGTGAGGCTCAAATAATGGGTACTAGCTTTTAAATGTCCTAGAATTAAACTTTACAAAgcactgtagttttttttttaattaaaacaatccCACAGCATTTATTGTCATCTGGTAATAAcataaaagcaattaaaataatatgAGCACATCTCTTAGAACTACACTCCCAACAAAGGACACCTTAAAAACAaactgtactgccttcccagcAGTTCCTCACTTCTTTCATCCTTTCCAGTTGGAGACACTTTGGAGCAGAGTAATATTATCTCCTTTTAGCATGATTAGACTCAGTTGTTTTCTTGACTTTGTTTTAGAATCAATCTCTTCTGCATCATCTAATACGAGGTTCATATATTCACCAAAACCAGTGATACAGCCCTCTATCCGCATATTCACTTGCTCATAAATCCACACCTGAGTTCGAGATCTATTTTTCAAGTATCTGAAGATAAGGTTGATGGGCTGCACCACCACCTTTTGTACTTTCTGCCCCTGGCCACAGTACGCCATGGTAGTCACTTCAAAGTGTAGTGCTCCTCATTTTACTTAACATTAGAATGTTAACAGTCTTTATTACTTCTCAATTTGATACCAGTAACAAATACCTTGTTCTTTTAATTTAGGGAGCAGCTTGTCT is a window from the Manis javanica isolate MJ-LG chromosome 5, MJ_LKY, whole genome shotgun sequence genome containing:
- the LOC108395329 gene encoding small nuclear ribonucleoprotein E-like, producing the protein MAYCGQGQKVQKVVVQPINLIFRYLKNRSRTQVWIYEQVNMRIEGCITGFGEYMNLVLDDAEEIDSKTKSRKQLSLIMLKGDNITLLQSVSNWKG